The following DNA comes from Spirulina major PCC 6313.
GGCTGATCAACCGCGCTTGGGTGAGGGTCGCAAAACCGCTAACGGAGATGCTGTCGCTCGGACGGAAGGCCATTTCAGCCCCGAAGGAGTTGCTGACGGTACCCCGGCTAGTTACCTCAGGACCAAGAGTGCCATTGAAGAGGCTAGAGGGGTTATTGGCTAGGCTTGTGCCCACAACGCCAGAGTTGGGAGACGCGCCTGCACCAAAGATGGAGTTGGTGCTATTTGTACCTTCGTTGGTGTGGTAAGCGTGAACGAAGGTGAGACCAAGGCCGAAGCGATCGCTCACGTTCGCGTTCAACTGACCGAGCATGGCGTAGTCGCTGTTGATTGCACCTTCAGAAGGATCAGAAGCATTCCCGGCGAAGTAACCCAAGGTCACGGTACTGGGGCCGAGGATGCTTTCGATGGGGGTGAAACCAAAGCTTAGGGCTGCACCTGTGCCGCCACCAATTCGGTAGATCGGGTTTTCAGAGGCGAAGGTAGACAGCGCACCATTGCCGCCGTCGTAGTCTTCAAAGTAGGGGTTGAGGGTGGGAGCAAAGTCACTCCAGATCCCGCCCGTGGCAGCAACGTAGGCTTGGGAGTTGCCGAAGGGGAAGTAATACGCCAACCAATCCACATTGACGCTGTTGCTGTTGGTGGAATCACCATTGAGGTTAAAGGTTTGGGTTCCTTCAAAGCCAGTGGTGGCACCAATCGTAGGCAGAATGGCGAGGTTACCGGTGGCGAGGCGGGTGACTAAGCGGTCTTCGCCGGTGAAGCTGGTGTTGAGTTCGAGGCGAACGCGATTACCAAACACCGCATCACTGAGGCTATTCGTCACGCCAGAAGCCGTGCCAGTGCCATCACTGAAGTCACTGGTGGCGGCAAAGATCACTTCACCCGCTAATTTGGTGGTGGTGGAGAATTGGTGATCTTCGAGGAACGCCACACGACCTTCGAGGGCAT
Coding sequences within:
- a CDS encoding iron uptake porin, with translation MANFFRTLNRVSPAFLGLAIALSTATGAVAQTVSNDEVLDQINQYGTEDTNGSMGQGVPGAAQFTDVSPNDWAYQALDDLVRRYDCLKGYPNGTYRGGRALSRYEFAAGLNACLQQIERLIAASTADFVTRSDLEALQRLIQEFEAELATLGTRVDALEGRVAFLEDHQFSTTTKLAGEVIFAATSDFSDGTGTASGVTNSLSDAVFGNRVRLELNTSFTGEDRLVTRLATGNLAILPTIGATTGFEGTQTFNLNGDSTNSNSVNVDWLAYYFPFGNSQAYVAATGGIWSDFAPTLNPYFEDYDGGNGALSTFASENPIYRIGGGTGAALSFGFTPIESILGPSTVTLGYFAGNASDPSEGAINSDYAMLGQLNANVSDRFGLGLTFVHAYHTNEGTNSTNSIFGAGASPNSGVVGTSLANNPSSLFNGTLGPEVTSRGTVSNSFGAEMAFRPSDSISVSGFATLTQARLISRGDAEIWTFGGGIAFPDLGKEGSVLGIFGGAQPTLRGIEGVNVNNADFDKDFSWHIEAFYKYQLSDNISITPGVIWLTDPNQGAGDSSDAVIGTLRTTFSF